One genomic window of Paraburkholderia acidiphila includes the following:
- a CDS encoding DUF1254 domain-containing protein — MAVVAGFAAGGNSPNVAADEAPKPLASGAGSPMEPLGGQPPAGSTVSINDFEYQIKYQRAFEAVLWNMPAIAIYSFRRAAFDNLGVKDNDIISYSAPATPKLEAITANSTTPYITAFTDLRKGPVVLEVPTAGADGSVYGQVVDAWQFTIADVGPSGLDKGKGAKFLFTAPGYKGSVPKGYLHVASPNFRIALAFRSVRAPGKSTTDAYHYAQRLRMYYLSEAANPPKQRFIDPIHDRYPTLPFFDERHFDDMHAIMSVEPVNPHDKIMMGMLTSLGIEKGKPFAPDETTKKAMRQAAIDAWFYLQYWYDHFPQEKLFWPDRHYASLLQADDNKTFTFVYDDRIDLINRAAEYFWCTYMPRVLTDDPATQYLMALADNNGNLLEAGKLYKLDVPAKMPVKQFWALTVYDRATNAFIYSDSNRTTLSSYDLDSMKKNADGSVTLYVGPNAPEGLAANWIPTSGRRPLPAMRLYGPTEEINNKTFKMPDFQLA, encoded by the coding sequence ATGGCAGTAGTCGCAGGCTTTGCAGCCGGCGGAAACAGCCCGAACGTCGCGGCCGACGAGGCGCCGAAGCCTCTGGCGTCGGGAGCGGGGAGTCCCATGGAGCCGCTGGGCGGCCAACCTCCTGCGGGCTCGACTGTCTCGATCAACGACTTCGAGTACCAGATCAAATATCAGCGCGCGTTCGAAGCGGTTCTCTGGAACATGCCCGCAATCGCCATCTACAGCTTCCGGCGGGCGGCCTTCGACAATCTGGGTGTCAAGGACAACGACATCATTTCCTATTCAGCGCCGGCTACGCCGAAGCTCGAAGCAATCACAGCCAATAGTACGACACCATACATCACGGCATTTACCGATCTGCGAAAAGGGCCCGTAGTGCTGGAGGTTCCCACCGCCGGCGCCGACGGGAGCGTCTACGGACAGGTCGTTGATGCCTGGCAGTTTACGATCGCGGACGTTGGGCCTTCTGGGCTCGACAAGGGCAAAGGTGCGAAGTTTCTTTTCACTGCGCCGGGCTACAAAGGCTCCGTTCCCAAGGGCTATCTCCATGTCGCCTCGCCAAACTTCAGGATCGCACTGGCATTCCGCTCCGTTCGTGCACCCGGCAAGAGTACAACGGACGCTTATCACTATGCCCAGCGGCTACGAATGTACTATCTGTCGGAAGCCGCGAATCCGCCGAAGCAACGCTTCATCGATCCCATCCACGATCGCTATCCAACGCTGCCGTTTTTTGATGAGCGTCACTTCGACGACATGCACGCCATCATGAGCGTGGAGCCGGTCAATCCGCATGACAAGATCATGATGGGCATGCTCACGTCGCTGGGAATCGAAAAGGGCAAGCCTTTCGCTCCGGATGAAACGACGAAGAAGGCTATGCGCCAGGCGGCGATCGACGCGTGGTTCTACCTGCAATACTGGTACGACCATTTCCCGCAGGAAAAGCTGTTCTGGCCGGATCGGCACTATGCCTCGCTGCTTCAGGCCGACGACAACAAGACGTTCACGTTCGTCTACGACGACAGGATCGACCTGATCAATCGCGCGGCGGAGTATTTCTGGTGCACGTACATGCCACGCGTTCTGACCGACGATCCCGCCACACAGTACCTGATGGCGCTGGCGGACAACAACGGCAATCTGCTCGAGGCAGGCAAACTCTATAAGCTCGACGTGCCAGCGAAGATGCCGGTCAAGCAATTCTGGGCACTGACGGTCTATGACCGGGCCACGAACGCATTCATCTACAGCGATTCCAATCGCACGACGCTCTCTTCATACGATCTCGATTCTATGAAGAAGAATGCGGACGGCAGCGTCACGCTTTATGTCGGCCCTAACGCTCCCGAGGGCCTGGCGGCCAACTGGATACCGACATCTGGAAGGCGTCCGCTGCCTGCAATGCGTCTTTACGGCCCCACTGAAGAGATCAACAACAAGACTTTCAAAATGCCGGATTTTCAACTCGCTTGA
- a CDS encoding DUF1254 domain-containing protein encodes MKTSQSVITRNLTNALVALAVAGYCAQALAQSQQPTPTQTLAASRDALANAPFSGDFPTNESAELLRDELYFQRAVQVYLWSLPAINMFAMKEGSEKIYGAGYNVLPVWKERLNAQTQVTTPNSDCLYAMAYVNIAQDGPIVVEVPPQNQGILDDFYQRPLSGPTIGGKTYTGDFGFAGPDGGKGGKYLIVPWNYKGAAPKGYYLYRSRTNNVFVFYRGFFTDPKNLKPANALIAGTRIYPYGKKESAKPMQFPDGSATPADMLFPHDGTYFDMLARFVDQETVDPADMDWRGMMAAIGIEKGKPFQPTARQRELLDKAAKTAFRMSKVEIYNGLVDQPEAKYYPDRQWVNVFAGQNPLFQASKSFTNLGQRDAYFTTAYATSPGMVVDLVEKGAKYPSTWRDADGNFLEGGSTYQLHLPPDVPAANFWSVTVYDSINASGLQNGQPLPSLNSMDKPVQNADGTYDLYFGPNAPGGKERNWVRTVPGKGYFIILRLYSPKEAFFKKTWKPDDLKRISQ; translated from the coding sequence GTGAAGACGTCGCAATCCGTTATCACGAGGAATCTGACTAACGCGCTGGTCGCGCTTGCCGTTGCGGGATATTGCGCTCAGGCATTAGCTCAATCACAGCAGCCAACGCCCACTCAGACTCTTGCCGCGAGCCGTGACGCGCTCGCGAATGCGCCGTTTTCTGGTGATTTTCCTACCAACGAATCGGCCGAACTGCTCCGGGACGAACTGTATTTCCAGCGGGCCGTACAGGTTTATTTGTGGTCGCTGCCCGCTATCAACATGTTCGCGATGAAAGAGGGTTCGGAGAAAATCTACGGTGCCGGATACAACGTTCTTCCGGTCTGGAAAGAACGCCTTAATGCACAAACGCAAGTCACCACGCCGAACTCTGATTGTCTTTACGCGATGGCGTACGTCAATATCGCGCAAGACGGGCCGATCGTTGTCGAGGTGCCTCCCCAGAATCAGGGCATCCTGGATGACTTCTATCAACGTCCGCTCTCCGGCCCGACGATAGGCGGGAAAACCTATACAGGGGACTTCGGATTCGCCGGGCCCGACGGCGGCAAGGGCGGCAAGTATCTGATCGTTCCGTGGAACTACAAGGGAGCCGCGCCCAAAGGTTATTATCTTTACCGTTCCCGGACCAACAATGTATTCGTCTTTTACCGTGGCTTTTTCACCGACCCGAAAAATCTCAAACCCGCTAACGCGCTGATTGCAGGCACGCGCATTTATCCGTACGGCAAAAAAGAATCTGCCAAACCAATGCAGTTTCCCGATGGATCGGCGACGCCGGCCGATATGCTGTTCCCGCATGACGGAACCTATTTCGACATGCTCGCCCGTTTTGTCGATCAGGAAACGGTCGACCCCGCGGATATGGACTGGCGCGGCATGATGGCGGCGATCGGCATTGAGAAAGGCAAGCCCTTCCAGCCCACGGCCCGGCAGCGCGAGTTGCTGGACAAGGCTGCCAAAACCGCGTTCAGGATGAGCAAGGTCGAAATCTATAACGGACTGGTGGATCAACCCGAGGCCAAATACTATCCGGACCGGCAATGGGTCAACGTGTTCGCCGGCCAGAACCCGTTGTTCCAGGCAAGCAAATCGTTCACCAACCTCGGTCAACGGGATGCGTACTTCACGACCGCTTACGCGACCAGCCCCGGCATGGTCGTCGACCTCGTTGAAAAGGGCGCGAAATATCCGTCAACCTGGCGCGATGCGGACGGTAACTTCCTGGAGGGTGGAAGCACCTATCAACTTCATCTGCCGCCCGATGTTCCTGCCGCCAACTTCTGGTCAGTCACGGTATATGACTCGATCAATGCGTCCGGATTGCAGAACGGCCAGCCCCTGCCTTCGTTGAATTCAATGGATAAGCCGGTGCAAAACGCAGACGGTACCTACGATCTTTACTTTGGCCCGAATGCGCCAGGTGGTAAGGAACGCAATTGGGTGAGGACGGTTCCAGGCAAGGGCTATTTCATCATTCTGCGTTTGTATAGCCCCAAGGAGGCGTTCTTCAAGAAGACCTGGAAGCCTGACGACCTCAAGCGCATTTCGCAATAG
- a CDS encoding site-specific integrase, giving the protein MGKAKKGALKNLPSNWQDDMWRTASSAEWRASRPKLQRALAILWLLGCRPAEIASGITIGWANGTLVFEVKGAKIVDAGDRERGQPIRQVVFNRDSLGAAESPAFAFLADLVQTEGRNEAGIHKLVVTHDADYLYNCVVSLGKATYPAMRTRISPYVFRNQFASDLKADPTVSLEDAAKLMGHLSDYSIGKYGHAVHGRKSSKGRVTPVAVRATRPVKHSPKVDRLARFKAASAAKRKQQPKV; this is encoded by the coding sequence ATGGGGAAAGCAAAGAAGGGAGCCCTCAAGAACTTGCCATCGAACTGGCAAGACGACATGTGGCGAACCGCATCCTCAGCCGAATGGAGGGCTTCGAGGCCGAAGCTACAACGGGCTCTCGCAATCCTTTGGCTGCTTGGATGCCGCCCAGCGGAAATCGCTTCCGGGATTACCATCGGCTGGGCAAACGGGACGCTGGTGTTCGAAGTTAAGGGCGCGAAGATCGTTGATGCCGGCGATCGCGAGAGAGGGCAACCGATACGCCAAGTCGTCTTCAACCGGGATTCACTCGGTGCGGCAGAGAGCCCCGCATTCGCTTTCTTAGCTGACTTGGTTCAGACAGAAGGACGGAACGAAGCCGGGATTCACAAGCTAGTTGTGACGCACGATGCGGACTATCTATATAACTGCGTCGTTTCTCTGGGAAAGGCAACGTATCCGGCTATGCGTACACGCATTAGTCCGTACGTGTTTCGAAACCAGTTCGCCTCAGATTTGAAAGCGGACCCAACTGTCTCGCTGGAGGATGCTGCGAAGCTTATGGGGCATCTCTCCGACTACAGTATCGGTAAATACGGACATGCAGTGCACGGACGAAAAAGCAGTAAAGGTCGCGTAACACCAGTCGCGGTCCGGGCAACTCGTCCGGTGAAGCATTCGCCAAAGGTTGATCGTCTGGCCCGTTTCAAGGCCGCGAGTGCTGCGAAGCGGAAACAGCAGCCGAAAGTGTAA
- the stbB gene encoding StbB family protein: MRVAVVNFSGNVGKSTLARHLLAPRFNTELIAVETINADEGGENIRASQFDELQGHLLTNDVAVIDVGASNIEAFIHAMNQYRKSHEDFDYFVIPVVSEVKQQKDTIATIEALMTLGIPPKKIRVVFNKVEATADVLEEFGPIFGYAEAEKKCVVRPDATVYVNDVFEKSKGLGKTVSEILIDPTDYRAKLKESKDEDERESCVQMILAKRLAESAGENLDAVFKVLFK, from the coding sequence ATGCGCGTCGCTGTCGTCAATTTCTCGGGAAACGTTGGAAAATCGACTCTCGCCCGCCATCTTCTCGCCCCGCGCTTTAACACCGAGTTGATCGCGGTCGAAACCATCAATGCAGATGAAGGCGGAGAAAATATCCGAGCCAGCCAGTTCGATGAACTTCAAGGCCACTTGCTTACCAATGACGTCGCCGTTATCGATGTCGGCGCGTCAAATATCGAGGCTTTTATTCATGCGATGAATCAATATCGTAAGTCACACGAGGATTTTGATTATTTTGTGATTCCGGTCGTTAGTGAAGTCAAACAGCAAAAGGACACGATAGCGACAATCGAGGCACTGATGACGCTCGGGATTCCACCCAAAAAAATCCGCGTTGTATTCAATAAGGTTGAAGCCACAGCTGACGTTCTGGAGGAATTTGGCCCGATCTTCGGATATGCAGAGGCAGAGAAAAAGTGCGTCGTTCGCCCTGACGCTACAGTATACGTTAACGACGTATTCGAGAAAAGCAAGGGCCTCGGCAAAACGGTGAGTGAAATCCTCATCGATCCGACGGATTACCGCGCAAAGCTGAAGGAGTCGAAAGACGAAGACGAACGTGAATCGTGTGTCCAGATGATTCTCGCCAAGCGCCTAGCAGAATCTGCAGGCGAGAATTTGGATGCCGTTTTCAAGGTACTCTTCAAGTAA
- a CDS encoding DotA/TraY family protein — MRKRHFLRTASVVLALLGSTQLARAQSTESVGSITSAANSGTDQSMALLKSVFGGVISNPINGGGSASAIGQVFATLNACILVVGALWACYLFVAAMIATGSEGEFMGQKRSSIWFTIRNGVGFSLLVPLPLGYSGAQLLMLWATMMGIGIANLDVATATSVLANGGALIASPPAPQVTNLAKSMFEANLCAQSANLAANSLTGDTGGVTADAGEQFNTQSTTGQVVLMNGNGLSCGGASVSLTLNSNITGDSVSTSGFTAIVPDVSGVVSTMQSAQQSALSSMQATLQSAAATYVQAVASGSHPADPQITINNAAQAYQQSIQGAIAGASSSISGLSSQIQSSLSQNGWIMLGSWYQTFAMANTQLTSSTSTAATAIPPTDPANLPYPDLYNNVLVTYHHQLAQDASTTVAGSSSSSSGSTNLSSISSDPGHVLSGLFPGQRLVNLVTTSIQNIGTGTGTNPLIGMKNVGDYILDAGDVMLAAYVANSAFEGATGSGIGWVADKALDVVTLGASDSVKGALQQVIKDLSPIIMLLLLSLFFFGVMLSVYLPMLPFMIWFGGILSWFAVVCEAVIAAPLWAFAHLDGEGEGMGPRTLYGYVFLLNLMLRPAFMVIGFLIASIGIVAFGTLLNSLFGTALANAQFNSTTGIVSIIAYIALYVGMCQSLCQALFGMVNHLPNTVFAWLGASMGNTVGHDMHDKSHGHLGAASGTTRGHVDRALGRAGGDTSASPGGDRIGPAGSDRPLG; from the coding sequence ATGCGCAAACGTCATTTCCTACGGACTGCGAGCGTTGTGCTAGCGCTGCTGGGCTCAACCCAGCTCGCGCGCGCACAATCCACCGAATCCGTCGGCTCGATCACGAGCGCCGCGAACAGCGGCACCGATCAGTCGATGGCGCTGCTGAAAAGCGTGTTCGGCGGCGTCATCTCGAATCCGATTAATGGCGGTGGGTCGGCTTCCGCCATCGGCCAGGTGTTCGCTACCTTGAACGCCTGCATTCTCGTCGTCGGAGCATTGTGGGCCTGCTACCTCTTTGTTGCCGCCATGATCGCGACGGGCTCAGAAGGAGAGTTCATGGGCCAGAAACGTTCGTCGATCTGGTTCACAATCCGCAACGGGGTGGGCTTCTCACTCCTTGTTCCTCTTCCGCTCGGCTACTCGGGCGCGCAGCTCCTCATGTTGTGGGCAACGATGATGGGCATCGGCATCGCCAATCTCGATGTTGCGACCGCAACTTCGGTGCTGGCAAACGGTGGCGCGCTTATCGCGAGTCCCCCTGCGCCACAGGTAACGAATCTCGCAAAGTCGATGTTCGAGGCGAACTTGTGCGCGCAGTCCGCGAACCTTGCGGCGAATAGCCTGACTGGCGATACCGGAGGCGTAACAGCCGATGCCGGGGAGCAGTTCAACACACAGTCCACCACGGGTCAGGTGGTGTTGATGAACGGCAATGGGTTGTCGTGTGGAGGCGCATCGGTCAGCCTGACGTTGAACTCGAACATCACCGGCGACTCCGTCTCAACTTCCGGGTTCACGGCGATCGTGCCGGATGTATCCGGCGTGGTATCGACGATGCAATCCGCACAGCAGAGCGCACTGAGCTCGATGCAGGCCACATTGCAAAGCGCAGCGGCGACGTACGTCCAGGCGGTCGCATCCGGAAGTCACCCGGCAGACCCCCAGATAACGATCAACAATGCGGCGCAGGCGTATCAGCAGTCGATACAGGGGGCTATCGCTGGCGCATCCAGTTCCATTAGCGGTTTGTCGAGTCAGATCCAGTCCAGTTTGTCGCAAAACGGCTGGATCATGTTGGGTTCGTGGTACCAGACGTTCGCGATGGCGAACACTCAACTCACCAGCTCGACATCGACCGCGGCGACCGCGATCCCACCCACGGATCCAGCAAACCTGCCGTACCCGGATCTGTATAACAACGTGCTTGTGACATACCACCACCAGCTGGCGCAGGACGCCTCGACGACGGTCGCCGGTAGTTCCTCGTCAAGCTCGGGTTCGACTAACCTGTCGTCAATATCGAGCGATCCGGGACACGTTCTTTCCGGGCTCTTCCCTGGCCAGCGGTTGGTCAATCTGGTCACAACCTCGATTCAGAATATCGGCACCGGGACCGGAACCAATCCGCTGATCGGGATGAAGAATGTCGGGGACTACATTCTCGACGCCGGCGATGTAATGCTCGCGGCCTACGTCGCCAATTCTGCATTCGAGGGTGCAACTGGTTCGGGAATCGGTTGGGTCGCGGATAAGGCGCTGGACGTAGTGACGCTTGGTGCGTCGGATTCCGTAAAGGGCGCACTTCAGCAGGTGATCAAGGACCTGTCGCCGATCATCATGCTGCTGCTATTGAGCCTGTTCTTCTTCGGGGTAATGCTGTCTGTCTATCTGCCGATGCTGCCGTTCATGATCTGGTTTGGTGGCATCCTGAGCTGGTTCGCAGTCGTATGTGAGGCCGTCATCGCAGCTCCGTTGTGGGCCTTTGCGCACCTCGACGGCGAAGGTGAGGGTATGGGGCCGCGAACTTTGTACGGCTATGTCTTCCTGTTGAACCTGATGCTCCGCCCGGCGTTTATGGTGATCGGTTTCCTGATCGCGAGTATCGGGATCGTGGCTTTCGGCACGCTTCTGAACTCTCTGTTCGGAACCGCGTTGGCAAATGCGCAATTCAATAGCACTACCGGAATCGTGAGTATCATCGCTTACATCGCGCTCTACGTCGGCATGTGCCAGTCGCTTTGCCAAGCTCTTTTCGGAATGGTGAATCATCTACCGAACACCGTTTTTGCATGGTTGGGCGCATCGATGGGCAACACGGTCGGGCATGACATGCACGACAAGTCACATGGGCACCTTGGCGCGGCGAGCGGCACGACCCGCGGCCATGTCGATCGCGCCCTTGGACGCGCGGGCGGCGACACTTCCGCTTCACCTGGTGGCGATAGGATCGGTCCTGCCGGAAGTGATAGGCCGCTCGGATAG
- a CDS encoding helix-turn-helix transcriptional regulator, whose protein sequence is MQEAKWSAQRSIGQREAHQCSERDFRAVFGELDASALITADELAALLCVSRQSLDFRLRVGKIPRPVVREKRCVRWRAGDVRAWLDGMQQVE, encoded by the coding sequence ATGCAAGAGGCCAAATGGTCGGCGCAACGTTCTATCGGTCAGCGCGAAGCGCATCAATGTAGCGAGAGAGATTTTCGTGCCGTTTTTGGAGAGCTGGATGCCTCCGCCCTGATAACTGCAGATGAGCTCGCGGCGCTCCTGTGCGTCAGTCGTCAATCACTCGATTTCCGCCTACGGGTCGGCAAGATTCCGCGCCCGGTTGTCCGTGAAAAACGCTGTGTGAGATGGCGCGCTGGCGATGTCCGCGCTTGGCTTGACGGCATGCAGCAGGTTGAGTGA
- a CDS encoding helix-turn-helix transcriptional regulator: protein MSPKLHRINVAAGLLGVSRPTIYRLVRAGRLTLVKISRNASGITDVSLQEFLLQNTRHVDDRGAA, encoded by the coding sequence GTGTCACCGAAACTGCATCGCATCAACGTCGCGGCGGGCTTGCTGGGCGTATCCCGTCCAACAATTTATCGGCTCGTTCGGGCTGGCCGCTTGACGCTCGTAAAAATCAGTCGAAATGCATCTGGCATTACCGACGTGAGCCTTCAAGAGTTTCTGCTTCAGAACACGCGGCATGTAGATGATCGAGGTGCTGCATGA
- a CDS encoding DUF4224 domain-containing protein, which yields MSEHLMAPADLERVTGYKRKAEQFSWFRRTFGIEPITAANGAIIMSWAIFDSLQARKSGLSSDTTMRERPALRPVHA from the coding sequence ATGAGCGAGCATCTGATGGCTCCGGCCGACCTTGAGCGCGTAACCGGGTACAAACGTAAGGCCGAGCAGTTTTCCTGGTTCCGGCGCACCTTTGGCATCGAGCCGATCACCGCAGCCAACGGCGCTATCATCATGTCGTGGGCCATTTTTGATTCCCTCCAAGCGCGCAAAAGTGGCCTGTCTTCCGACACTACGATGCGCGAGCGCCCCGCACTTCGACCTGTACATGCATGA
- a CDS encoding tyrosine-type recombinase/integrase has translation MHERLAQEKAKSETPAGAGNVPHLVDKYVAAHEKDHKEKSWPSYGRYVKRGFADVNIEHMDVPYVRQFLRDNWKDKPHMQRVMRAFLSGFFDWCIDRRHIGTNPCRDVKLKKPKPRRTLIADEHFAAIREAMLTTSYVREGKEVTAEVPTGPMMQCFVDLCYLTAQRSTEIRNLRWAAEPKNDECSWVDRLTGVIHFRPSKTEDSSGLAVDVVITPEIDLVLKRAKAIGVVKSMYVIHTQKGKTYAANTVLKAWKVAKGRAKLADVPYTVKDIRAKALTDAKNAGYDIEALKDHAAHTNEGQTADYIKSRHIPRSEVRLHIPKASAA, from the coding sequence ATGCACGAGCGCCTCGCACAGGAAAAGGCCAAGTCCGAGACGCCAGCCGGCGCCGGAAACGTGCCGCACCTGGTCGATAAGTACGTCGCCGCGCATGAGAAAGACCACAAGGAGAAGTCCTGGCCAAGCTATGGACGATACGTAAAGCGCGGATTCGCCGACGTCAACATTGAGCACATGGACGTGCCGTACGTACGGCAGTTCCTCCGCGACAACTGGAAGGACAAGCCGCACATGCAACGCGTGATGCGTGCGTTCCTATCTGGCTTCTTTGACTGGTGTATCGACCGACGTCATATCGGCACGAACCCGTGTCGCGACGTGAAGCTGAAGAAACCGAAGCCGCGGCGCACGCTGATCGCCGACGAGCACTTCGCGGCTATCCGCGAGGCCATGCTCACGACAAGCTATGTGCGAGAGGGAAAGGAAGTAACTGCCGAAGTACCGACCGGGCCGATGATGCAATGTTTCGTCGATCTATGTTACTTGACGGCGCAACGCTCGACCGAAATCCGCAATCTGCGCTGGGCGGCCGAACCGAAGAACGACGAGTGCTCATGGGTGGATCGCCTCACCGGCGTGATCCATTTCCGTCCGTCGAAGACGGAAGATTCAAGCGGGCTCGCGGTAGACGTAGTGATCACGCCGGAAATCGACTTGGTCCTGAAGCGCGCGAAGGCAATTGGCGTGGTGAAGAGCATGTACGTGATTCACACCCAGAAGGGGAAAACGTACGCTGCGAACACCGTGCTAAAAGCGTGGAAAGTTGCGAAAGGCCGGGCGAAGCTCGCCGACGTTCCCTATACGGTGAAGGACATCCGCGCGAAAGCGCTCACCGATGCGAAAAATGCGGGGTACGACATCGAGGCGCTAAAGGATCACGCAGCGCACACGAATGAGGGGCAGACAGCTGATTACATCAAGTCCAGGCACATTCCACGAAGTGAAGTGAGACTTCACATTCCGAAAGCAAGTGCCGCTTGA
- the sixA gene encoding phosphohistidine phosphatase SixA — protein MHLILWRHAEAEDIAASDLARQLTTRGRKQAQNVARWLRARLPDDAVILASPAARTIQTAEALTDQYRVVRELAPDASVEQVLTAVGWPEGLASTVVVVGHQPTLGEVAARLLSGGADSRSWAVKKAGVLWLASRERSGDDQAVLHAAITPDLV, from the coding sequence ATGCACCTTATCCTCTGGCGCCACGCCGAAGCCGAAGATATCGCCGCCAGCGACCTCGCCCGCCAGCTCACCACGCGCGGGCGCAAGCAGGCGCAGAACGTCGCGCGGTGGCTGCGCGCGCGCCTGCCCGACGACGCCGTGATCCTCGCCAGCCCCGCCGCGCGCACCATCCAGACCGCCGAGGCGCTCACCGATCAATACCGCGTCGTGCGCGAACTCGCGCCCGACGCGAGCGTCGAGCAGGTCCTCACCGCCGTGGGCTGGCCCGAAGGCCTCGCGTCCACGGTCGTGGTGGTTGGCCATCAGCCCACGCTCGGCGAGGTCGCGGCGCGGCTGCTCTCTGGGGGCGCCGATTCGCGCAGCTGGGCCGTGAAGAAAGCGGGCGTGCTCTGGCTTGCCAGCCGCGAACGCAGCGGCGACGATCAGGCCGTCCTGCACGCGGCCATCACGCCCGATCTCGTCTAA
- a CDS encoding GNAT family N-acetyltransferase, with protein MRDLPTPSLPFASTLFETNRRLPRAEETVTAQHRLQVAWARTDEELREAQRLRYRVFAEEMGARLTGPAGLDVDAFDSYCDHLLVRDLDTLKVVGTYRVLPPHQAARIGRLYAESEFDVSRLAHLRPKMVEVGRSCVHPDYRSGSVIMSLWGGLGGYMQHNGYETMLGCASVAMADGGHYAANLYCALGANALTAPEYRAFPHTPLPVEELRTGAPAVPPPLIKGYLRLGAKICGAPAWDPDFNTADFLTLFRLSEINERYARHFLGEAITR; from the coding sequence ATGCGAGATCTGCCGACGCCCTCCCTGCCGTTCGCCTCGACGCTGTTCGAGACGAACCGACGCTTGCCGCGCGCCGAAGAAACGGTTACCGCGCAGCATCGGCTGCAGGTAGCCTGGGCTCGCACCGACGAGGAACTGCGTGAGGCCCAGCGTCTGCGCTACCGCGTGTTCGCGGAAGAAATGGGCGCACGCCTGACCGGCCCCGCCGGTCTCGACGTCGACGCCTTCGACTCGTACTGCGACCACCTGCTCGTGCGCGACCTCGACACGCTCAAGGTCGTTGGCACCTACCGCGTGCTGCCGCCGCACCAGGCGGCGCGCATCGGCCGCCTCTACGCCGAAAGCGAATTCGACGTCTCGCGTCTTGCGCATCTGCGCCCGAAAATGGTCGAGGTGGGCCGCTCGTGCGTGCACCCCGACTACCGCAGCGGCTCGGTCATCATGTCGCTGTGGGGCGGTCTGGGCGGCTATATGCAGCACAACGGCTACGAGACGATGCTCGGCTGCGCGAGCGTCGCCATGGCCGACGGCGGCCACTACGCGGCGAACCTGTACTGCGCGCTCGGCGCGAACGCCCTGACCGCGCCCGAGTATCGCGCGTTCCCGCACACGCCACTGCCCGTCGAGGAACTGCGCACCGGCGCCCCTGCCGTGCCGCCGCCGCTCATCAAGGGCTATCTGCGCCTCGGCGCGAAGATTTGCGGTGCGCCCGCCTGGGACCCCGACTTCAACACCGCCGACTTCCTCACGCTCTTCCGCCTCTCGGAGATCAATGAGCGTTACGCGCGTCACTTCCTCGGCGAAGCCATTACGCGCTAA